The genomic window CTGGACGCGCAGGCCGCACCGCTGGTCGGCCGGGTCCTGCTGGACGCCACCGCGGAGCTGGACTACGAGGCGGTCGGCGGCCTGACCCTGGGCGCCGACCCGGTGGCCGCCGCCATGCTGCACGCCGCCGCCGCGCGCGGCCGTGAGCTGGACGCCTTCGTGGTCCGCAAGGCCGGCAAGGCGCACGGCCTGCAGCGCCGGATCGAGGGCCCGGACGTCAAGGGCCGCCGAGTGCTGGCCGTGGAGGACACCTCCACCACCGGCGGCTCGGTGCTGACCGCCGTCGAGGCGCTGCGCGAGGCCGGCGCCGAGGTGGTGGGCGTCGCGGTGATCGTCGAGCGCGGCGCCGCCCCCGCGATCGAGGCCGCCGGCCTGCCGTACTACACCGTCTTCACCGCCCAGGACCTCGACCTGGCCTGAGCCGGCCCCGGGGATGTTTCACGTGAAACATCCCCGGCACACGACGGCGCCCCCGTCCCTTCGCCAGGGCCGGGGGCGCCGTCGTACGGACGGGCGTCGGGTGCTCAGCCGCGCCGGTGCCGGCCGCCGCTCTGCAGCGCCTCGGCCTCAGCCTCGGACTCGGACTCGGCCGCGTAGGCCGCGCCGCCCGCCTTGCGCTTCTTCCGGTCGCGCACCACCTCGAGCAGGATCGGCGAGATCGACAGCAGGATGATCAGCGCCATCGCCGGGATCAGGTACTTGTCGATC from Kitasatospora sp. NBC_01250 includes these protein-coding regions:
- the pyrE gene encoding orotate phosphoribosyltransferase; amino-acid sequence: MSNEPTTAPSNDRDALLAQIKTKAVVHGKVILSSGREADYYVDLRRITLDAQAAPLVGRVLLDATAELDYEAVGGLTLGADPVAAAMLHAAAARGRELDAFVVRKAGKAHGLQRRIEGPDVKGRRVLAVEDTSTTGGSVLTAVEALREAGAEVVGVAVIVERGAAPAIEAAGLPYYTVFTAQDLDLA